A stretch of the Papaver somniferum cultivar HN1 chromosome 6, ASM357369v1, whole genome shotgun sequence genome encodes the following:
- the LOC113285529 gene encoding thioredoxin Y1, chloroplastic-like, protein MAISMSTAATIPSINSTASSSASSSASSKLSSSILCFPQQQLGCFRTGNLRFSSHPKRRILTRVEAKKQTFSSFDDLLANSEQPVLVDFYATWCGPCQYMVPILNQVSLELKEKIQLVKIDTEKYPKIADQYKIEALPTFIIFKDGKPCDRFEGALAADKLVERVETVLKNADA, encoded by the exons ATGGCGATTTCAATGTCAACAGCAGCTACAATTCCTTCCATCAATTCTACcgcttcttcttctgcttcttcttctgcttcttctaaGCTCTCGTCTTCAATTTTATGCTTCCCTCAACAACAACTTGGATGTTTTCGGACCGGAAATCTAAGATTTTCTTCACACCCAAAACGTCGAATTCTCACTCGG GTTGAGGCAAAGAAACAAACATTTTCTTCCTTCGATGACTTGCTTGCAAATTCCGAGCAGCCTGTTTTAGTTGACTTTTATGCTACCTG GTGTGGTCCTTGCCAATACATGGTTCCCATTCTCAATCAAGTCAGTCTTGAGTTGAAAGAGAAAATACAGTTGGTGAAAATCGACACAGAGAAGTATCCAAAAATTGCTGATCAGTACAAAATCGAGGCACTacctacgttcatcatattcaagGATGGGAAACCTTGCGATCGCTTT GAAGGAGCATTGGCAGCTGACAAGCTCGTTGAACGAGTTGAAACTGTATTGAAGAATGCTGATGCATAG